TTGTGGGTAAGGTTATGGCTCTCTATGAATCGCGTTGGAAACTCAACACAACGCTTTCCTAAGGGTCGCGTTGTGGAGTCAAGTTATTGAAATTAAAGAAATTGAATGTATAACTATAGTACACAATAACTTGACTGGAGCTGAGAGCCTGTTCCATTGAATCTTTTTTTCAGACTATTGGTGGGATTCGCCCGGTTTTTTTTTATGTCTAATTCACGTTCATAAGAATTTACGGCATTCAATTTTAAAGATCAGTAATTTTCAAAAATGAAGAACTCCGCAAAAATTATAGTATGAAAAAATGGTTAAAAAAACATGAACTCATAAAAAGAAACAAATCTATGGGAACTACTTCATAACTATTTTTGTTAAAAATTTGCAAAATGATTTTAGACGAATTGATTGATTTCTATTCCATTTTAGGAAAATATCTAAAGAAACTTCTATAAAATGAATTTTTTATGATGATAGTCATAAAACAACAAACTCTTCTGAATTAGTGAGCATGATCGTGCAAAAGGATAAAAAGCATGACCCGCAAAATAGGTAAAATTCTAGATTTGAAACCAAAGATTTATCTTAAAATTCAGAACATTTTATCTAAGATCTAATAAGATTGTTGTTTTAAGATTTTAAATTCGTTTTTTAAGTTTTATATTAGTACTTAATAATTAATAAATTTATTTAAAAAATATATTAGAGAAATTGAATGGAATATGAAAACATCAAGCCGGTCACATTGACAATCGCAGGTTCGGACTCTGGAGGAGGAGCCGGAATTCAAGCAGATTTAAAAACGTTTACAGCTCTGGGTACTTTCGGAACTTCCGCAATTACTTGTCTGACTTCTCAAAATCCTTCGGGTGTTACTGGAATTTTAGAAGTAGATACAAACTTTTTAGAAAAACAAATCTTGGCGGTTCTAGATTACTTTCCAGTAAAAGCAATTAAAACCGGAATGTTATTTTCTATATCCATTATCGAAAAAACGAGTTTTCTTCTTTCAAAGAGAAAGAAAGAGGAAAAAAATTTTTTCTTAGTAATCGATCCAGTCATGGTAGCGACAAGCGGCGCAAAACTTTTGCAGGATTCGGCAATTGACGTTTTGTTAACAAAGTTAATCCCGATTGGAAACTTAATCACACCCAACCTAGACGAAGCTGAAATTCTTTCCGGAAAAAAAATACACACAAGTGCGGAGATGCCTGATCTTGCAAAAGAAATATTCGAAAAATTTAAAGTTCCAACTCTTTTAAAAGGAGGTCACTTACAAAACGAAAAAATTGCTATAGACGTTTTGTACGACGGTAAAAAAATTTCTAAATTTGAAAAACCGTTTGTAAACGGGTTTTATCCGCACGGCACAGGATGTACATATTCTTCCGCAATTGCCTCTTATCTAGCTCGAGGAGAAAACTTAATCGATGCAATTGATCATGCA
Above is a genomic segment from Leptospira kirschneri serovar Cynopteri str. 3522 CT containing:
- the thiD gene encoding bifunctional hydroxymethylpyrimidine kinase/phosphomethylpyrimidine kinase, which gives rise to MEYENIKPVTLTIAGSDSGGGAGIQADLKTFTALGTFGTSAITCLTSQNPSGVTGILEVDTNFLEKQILAVLDYFPVKAIKTGMLFSISIIEKTSFLLSKRKKEEKNFFLVIDPVMVATSGAKLLQDSAIDVLLTKLIPIGNLITPNLDEAEILSGKKIHTSAEMPDLAKEIFEKFKVPTLLKGGHLQNEKIAIDVLYDGKKISKFEKPFVNGFYPHGTGCTYSSAIASYLARGENLIDAIDHAKEYLHAAIEQSYIAGKDKTLNHTPLFHKT